One Fusobacterium russii ATCC 25533 genomic region harbors:
- the kdsB gene encoding 3-deoxy-manno-octulosonate cytidylyltransferase — translation MKFLGVIPARYLSTRLEAKPLKKIHGHSMIEWVYKRAKKANLDELIVATDDKRIYDEVLSFGGKAIMTSSEHKNGTSRIAEVCKKLNNYDVVINIQGDEPLIEPSMINSLIDSFIKDKDLVMATLKHRLKEQKEIENPNNVKVISDKNDFALYFSRSVIPYPRKNENINYFKHIGIYGYKRDFVIEYSNMSSTPLEEAESLEQLRVLENGYRIKVLETSHSLIGVDTEENLKDVIQYIEKNKIVLE, via the coding sequence ATGAAATTTCTAGGAGTAATTCCTGCAAGATATTTATCGACTCGTTTAGAGGCTAAACCTCTAAAAAAGATTCATGGTCATTCTATGATAGAGTGGGTATATAAAAGAGCTAAAAAAGCCAATTTAGATGAGCTGATTGTGGCAACAGACGATAAAAGAATTTATGATGAGGTCCTGTCTTTTGGCGGCAAAGCAATCATGACTTCTTCTGAACACAAAAATGGTACTTCAAGAATAGCAGAGGTATGTAAGAAACTTAATAATTATGATGTTGTTATAAATATTCAAGGTGATGAACCTCTTATTGAGCCTAGTATGATTAACAGTTTAATAGATTCTTTTATCAAAGATAAAGACTTGGTTATGGCAACTCTAAAACATAGACTGAAGGAACAAAAAGAAATTGAAAATCCTAATAATGTAAAAGTAATAAGTGATAAAAATGATTTTGCTCTTTATTTTTCAAGATCTGTAATACCTTACCCAAGAAAAAATGAAAATATTAACTATTTTAAACATATTGGAATATATGGGTATAAAAGAGATTTTGTTATAGAATATTCAAATATGTCATCCACTCCTCTCGAAGAAGCGGAATCTTTGGAACAGTTAAGAGTCTTAGAAAATGGTTATAGAATAAAAGTTTTGGAAACTTCTCATAGCTTAATAGGTGTTGATACCGAAGAAAATTTAAAAGATGTAATTCAATATATAGAAAAAAATAAAATTGTTCTTGAATAA
- a CDS encoding histidine phosphatase family protein yields the protein MEIYFVRHGETVWNTEKRFQGLSDSPLTEKGIEQAKLLGKKLKDIDFNKFYSSALKRANDTANYIKGNREQEVEIFEAFNEISMGDMEGIQQEEFKKIFPKQQEDFFSNPLSYDPSPYNGESFLELMERVKKGLEKFIELNKNYERVLVVSHGATLKTLFHYLSGKDISEFSDEKIPKNTSYTIVKYTDGKYEIIDFSNTSHLEEIK from the coding sequence ATGGAAATTTATTTTGTAAGACATGGGGAAACGGTTTGGAATACTGAAAAAAGATTTCAAGGTCTATCTGATTCACCATTAACGGAGAAAGGTATAGAACAGGCAAAACTTTTAGGAAAAAAATTAAAAGATATAGATTTTAATAAATTTTATTCAAGCGCTCTCAAAAGAGCAAATGATACAGCAAATTATATAAAGGGGAATAGAGAGCAGGAAGTAGAAATTTTTGAAGCATTTAATGAGATTTCAATGGGAGATATGGAAGGGATTCAGCAGGAAGAATTTAAGAAAATATTTCCGAAACAGCAGGAAGATTTTTTTTCTAATCCTTTAAGTTATGATCCAAGCCCATATAATGGTGAAAGTTTTCTTGAGCTTATGGAAAGAGTTAAAAAAGGCTTAGAAAAATTTATAGAACTTAATAAAAATTATGAAAGGGTTTTAGTAGTGAGTCACGGTGCTACATTAAAAACCTTATTTCACTACTTGAGTGGAAAGGATATTTCTGAATTTAGTGATGAGAAAATTCCTAAAAATACAAGTTATACAATAGTAAAATATACAGATGGTAAATATGAAATAATAGATTTTTCAAATACAAGCCATTTGGAAGAGATTAAATAG
- a CDS encoding SpoIID/LytB domain-containing protein, translating to MKKKFFLVFICCLFLFSCSKAPVKKPKGKPKDIYIPKGSSETVKKKIDLQYSIFKDLNLPFPINNYGNMIDYLVPVNDNDDSSINFSLFKKYNEKKVLDYYKDLNLRGLGDSSSYWRWKTSIKKSDLYNKIENKLVDISKTNYRNVFTLENDTWVQKPLSKVGKIKNVQVAARGISGIITHLLVTSANGRYLVTKEYNIRKLLATSNPLFGAKGSTNEYSTKPLISAVTSLPSAHLAIDDEDGYIHIYGSGYGHGAGMPQYAAYTLAQRGNDYKDILKRYYKDTKLVNVSKILGSDTDIKVGITSSSSGNLDHKKLSVTSSGKLRVFNNDIDISLGENQKVDIVSKSGKIHITTSKGKSYSTNKALNFYAKGYYLTLSPVVKGHTSAPKYRGTLTISPNGNSLRVINTLDIEKYLLQVVPSEMPRSFGLEALKAQAVAARTYAVSDIQKQKYIQYGFHIKDTVESQVYNNQVENDDATQAIEETEHKILIYDGKPIDAKYFSTSAGFTSFANDIW from the coding sequence ATGAAAAAAAAGTTTTTTTTAGTTTTTATCTGCTGTCTTTTCCTATTTTCCTGCTCTAAAGCACCTGTAAAAAAACCAAAAGGAAAGCCTAAAGATATCTATATACCCAAAGGCTCATCTGAAACAGTAAAGAAAAAAATTGATTTACAGTATTCTATTTTTAAAGACTTGAACCTTCCTTTTCCAATAAATAATTATGGAAATATGATAGATTATTTAGTTCCTGTAAATGACAATGATGATTCATCTATAAATTTCTCGCTTTTTAAAAAATATAACGAAAAAAAGGTTTTGGATTATTATAAAGATTTAAATTTACGTGGTCTAGGTGATTCCTCTTCTTATTGGAGATGGAAAACAAGTATAAAAAAATCTGATTTATATAATAAAATCGAAAATAAGCTAGTTGACATTTCAAAAACAAATTATAGAAATGTATTTACTTTAGAAAATGATACTTGGGTGCAAAAGCCTCTTTCTAAAGTTGGAAAAATTAAAAATGTTCAGGTTGCTGCAAGAGGTATTTCCGGTATTATTACTCACCTTTTGGTAACTAGTGCAAATGGAAGATATTTAGTTACAAAAGAATATAATATAAGAAAATTGCTAGCGACAAGCAATCCACTTTTTGGTGCAAAAGGAAGCACTAATGAATATTCAACTAAGCCATTAATATCAGCCGTAACATCTCTTCCGTCAGCACATTTGGCTATTGATGATGAGGATGGATATATCCATATATATGGTTCAGGTTATGGACATGGTGCAGGTATGCCTCAATATGCAGCTTATACTTTAGCACAGAGAGGAAATGATTATAAAGATATTCTTAAAAGATATTATAAAGATACAAAACTTGTAAATGTTTCTAAAATTTTAGGAAGTGATACAGATATTAAAGTCGGAATAACATCCTCTTCAAGTGGAAACTTGGATCATAAAAAACTTAGTGTTACAAGCTCTGGAAAGCTAAGAGTTTTTAATAATGATATTGACATAAGTCTTGGTGAAAATCAAAAAGTTGACATAGTTAGTAAAAGTGGAAAAATACATATTACTACTTCTAAGGGTAAAAGTTATTCAACTAATAAAGCATTAAATTTCTATGCTAAAGGTTATTATTTAACTCTCAGTCCTGTAGTAAAAGGACATACTTCTGCACCTAAATATCGTGGAACTCTAACTATTTCTCCAAATGGAAATAGTCTTAGAGTTATAAATACTCTTGATATTGAAAAATACCTACTACAAGTTGTTCCAAGTGAAATGCCTAGAAGTTTCGGTTTGGAAGCCCTAAAGGCTCAAGCTGTAGCTGCTCGTACTTATGCAGTAAGCGATATACAAAAACAAAAATACATTCAATATGGTTTTCATATTAAAGATACTGTTGAAAGCCAAGTATACAATAATCAGGTTGAAAATGATGATGCTACTCAAGCTATAGAAGAAACTGAACATAAAATTTTAATTTATGATGGAAAACCAATAGACGCAAAATATTTCTCAACTTCTGCCGGTTTTACAAGTTTTGCAAATGATATATGGTAA
- the ruvA gene encoding Holliday junction branch migration protein RuvA, with protein sequence MFEYLYGTVNYKKLEYIALDINDVGYKVYISLREYEKITVGEKYKLFIFNYIREDANKLIGFLEEKERKLFEMLLNVKGIGLSLALAILSTFSYNRVVELIISEDVENLRKVPKLGEKKAQLIILDLKKKLKNIDILKEAKISSYLLDDLILALEALGYAKKDIDKILEKTNLDKFSSIEDAIKEVLKKIKLEA encoded by the coding sequence ATGTTTGAATATTTATATGGTACTGTAAACTATAAAAAACTTGAATACATAGCCTTAGATATAAATGATGTGGGCTATAAAGTGTATATATCACTTAGGGAATATGAAAAAATAACTGTTGGAGAAAAATATAAACTATTTATTTTTAACTATATAAGAGAGGATGCAAATAAACTTATAGGTTTTTTAGAAGAAAAAGAAAGAAAACTTTTTGAAATGTTACTCAATGTAAAAGGAATAGGCTTGTCTTTAGCTTTAGCAATTTTATCAACATTTTCATATAATAGGGTGGTGGAATTAATAATTTCTGAGGATGTGGAAAATCTTAGAAAAGTTCCTAAGTTAGGTGAAAAAAAAGCACAACTTATTATACTTGATTTAAAGAAAAAATTAAAAAATATTGATATACTTAAAGAAGCAAAGATTTCATCGTATTTATTAGATGATTTGATTCTAGCCTTGGAAGCATTGGGCTATGCTAAAAAGGATATTGATAAAATTTTAGAAAAAACTAATTTGGATAAATTTTCTTCAATAGAGGACGCAATAAAAGAAGTGCTAAAGAAAATTAAATTGGAGGCTTAA
- a CDS encoding L-serine ammonia-lyase, iron-sulfur-dependent, subunit alpha, with the protein MDTLRELYKIGCGPSSSHTIGPQRAVKRIKEKFPKATSFIVELWGSLAATGKGHFTDWIIIETFKPLEVEIKWMPDFVHELHSNGMKFIALNEKKENIGEYIIFSVGGGTIKDLDELLDKSPKKEVYPLNTMKEIIKWCKENNKELWEYVDEFEDSSIWEYLKKIYEAMDEAVTRGLNREGLLPGPLKYPRKAKEMYEKALTKRAALVLTNKIFAYALAVSEENASIGQVVTAPTCGASGVIPGLLRAMKEEYELKEEEILKGLAIAGIIGNLIKHNATISGAEGGCQAEVGSACSMGAAMATYFMGGSIEQIEYAAESAMEHHLGMTCDPVGGFVIIPCIERNAICSTRALNTAVYCLSTDGSHSISFDEVVKTMKETGKDMCSAYKETSDGGLAKYYEKILLNKN; encoded by the coding sequence ATGGATACATTAAGAGAATTATATAAAATAGGTTGTGGGCCTTCAAGTTCTCATACAATTGGTCCACAAAGGGCTGTAAAAAGAATTAAAGAAAAATTTCCAAAAGCTACCAGCTTTATTGTAGAACTTTGGGGAAGTTTAGCTGCTACCGGAAAAGGTCATTTTACTGATTGGATTATCATAGAAACTTTTAAGCCTTTGGAAGTTGAAATAAAATGGATGCCTGATTTTGTACATGAATTACATAGTAATGGAATGAAATTTATTGCTCTAAATGAAAAAAAAGAAAATATCGGTGAGTATATAATATTTTCTGTCGGTGGAGGAACTATAAAGGACTTAGATGAACTGTTAGATAAAAGCCCTAAAAAAGAAGTTTATCCGCTAAATACAATGAAAGAAATAATAAAATGGTGTAAGGAAAATAATAAAGAGCTTTGGGAATATGTCGATGAATTTGAAGACTCATCAATTTGGGAATATCTAAAGAAAATTTATGAAGCTATGGATGAGGCTGTTACAAGAGGACTCAATAGAGAAGGTTTATTACCCGGACCATTAAAGTATCCAAGAAAGGCTAAAGAAATGTATGAGAAAGCTCTTACTAAAAGAGCTGCTCTGGTTTTAACAAATAAAATCTTTGCCTATGCTCTCGCTGTTTCGGAAGAAAATGCCAGTATAGGGCAAGTTGTTACAGCTCCAACTTGTGGTGCTTCTGGTGTAATCCCCGGACTGCTAAGAGCTATGAAAGAAGAATATGAATTAAAAGAAGAGGAAATTTTAAAAGGACTGGCTATTGCCGGAATTATAGGAAATCTTATTAAACACAATGCTACTATATCTGGAGCGGAAGGTGGATGTCAAGCTGAAGTTGGTTCCGCTTGTTCTATGGGAGCTGCTATGGCAACATATTTTATGGGTGGAAGTATTGAACAAATAGAATATGCTGCTGAAAGTGCTATGGAACATCACTTGGGAATGACCTGTGATCCGGTCGGTGGTTTTGTTATAATCCCTTGTATAGAAAGAAATGCAATTTGCTCCACAAGAGCTTTAAACACAGCTGTCTACTGCTTATCTACTGATGGCTCTCACAGTATAAGCTTTGATGAAGTAGTTAAAACAATGAAAGAAACCGGAAAAGATATGTGTTCTGCCTATAAAGAAACCTCTGATGGAGGTCTTGCAAAATACTATGAAAAAATTCTTTTAAATAAAAATTAA
- a CDS encoding threonine aldolase family protein, translated as MLNFVNDYSTGAHPQILDILVNTNLIETEGYGEDNFCIEAREVIKKKFSCEKADIYFIPGGTQTNLIAISHSLKQYEAVIGCCTGHISVHETGAIEATGHKVIEVKGKNYKISPEEIAFECEKHCDHHMVKPRMIYISNATEMGTVYTKKELENISQVCKKYNLYLYLDGARLASASASEKNDLTLEDYAKYCDIFYVGGTKAGLLFGEALVIVNDEIKKQMEYTVKQKGALFAKGRLLGLQFLEMFKGNLYNEIGEYSNRMAKKISSAFLEKNFELLVNDGTNQVFVKMYDEQIKKLEKYVLFSTFPAENMEDKFKIVRFVTSWSTKEEDVEKFVKIIKEIF; from the coding sequence ATGTTAAATTTTGTAAATGATTACAGTACAGGAGCACATCCTCAAATATTGGATATATTAGTAAATACAAATTTAATAGAAACAGAAGGTTATGGAGAAGATAACTTCTGTATAGAAGCAAGAGAAGTTATAAAAAAGAAGTTTTCATGTGAAAAAGCAGATATATATTTTATTCCAGGAGGTACACAAACTAATTTAATTGCAATATCACATTCTTTAAAGCAATATGAGGCCGTAATAGGTTGTTGTACGGGGCATATTTCTGTACATGAAACTGGAGCTATTGAGGCAACAGGGCATAAAGTTATAGAGGTAAAAGGTAAAAATTATAAGATAAGTCCTGAAGAAATAGCCTTTGAATGTGAAAAACACTGCGATCACCATATGGTGAAACCTAGGATGATATATATCTCTAATGCTACAGAAATGGGAACTGTCTATACAAAAAAAGAGTTGGAAAATATAAGTCAAGTATGTAAGAAATATAATTTATACCTTTATTTAGATGGAGCCAGACTTGCTTCAGCCTCAGCTTCGGAAAAAAATGATTTAACTTTAGAAGACTATGCAAAATATTGTGATATATTCTATGTAGGAGGGACAAAAGCCGGTCTTTTATTTGGTGAGGCTCTTGTCATTGTAAATGATGAAATAAAAAAACAAATGGAATATACAGTAAAACAAAAAGGAGCTTTATTTGCTAAAGGGAGATTATTAGGGTTACAATTTTTAGAGATGTTCAAAGGAAATTTATACAATGAAATTGGGGAATATTCTAATAGAATGGCAAAAAAAATAAGTTCAGCCTTTTTAGAAAAAAATTTTGAATTACTTGTTAATGACGGAACGAATCAAGTATTTGTTAAAATGTATGATGAACAAATAAAAAAACTTGAAAAATATGTACTATTTTCTACTTTCCCTGCCGAGAATATGGAGGACAAATTTAAGATAGTGAGATTTGTAACTTCATGGTCCACAAAAGAAGAGGATGTAGAAAAATTTGTAAAAATTATAAAAGAAATTTTTTAA
- a CDS encoding DNA alkylation repair protein, whose protein sequence is MQENFLKNIKNEEEYSKFIKFLFQEQDLKYKEFNAKIIVVDINSLIGVRIPILRKIAKEIVKGEHLNYLKTFEKLLEKNNILYFEEKLIYSMVCCEIKEDLKDKLNKVNNVIALIDNWALCDCALSSAKFVKKNKDDFFDFLLAKINSKNPWELRFILVSLLEYYVEDKYLEDIFKICEHIKNDHYYVKMAKAWLLSICYVNFKELSFTFLRESTLDNWTINKAVQKIRESLRVNKEDKEKVLALKRK, encoded by the coding sequence ATGCAAGAAAACTTTCTTAAAAACATAAAAAACGAGGAAGAATATTCCAAATTTATAAAGTTTCTATTCCAAGAACAAGACTTAAAATATAAAGAATTTAATGCAAAAATAATAGTTGTTGATATAAACTCTCTAATAGGTGTTAGAATCCCTATACTTAGAAAAATAGCAAAAGAAATCGTAAAAGGTGAACATCTGAACTATTTAAAAACTTTTGAAAAACTCTTGGAAAAGAATAATATTTTATATTTTGAAGAGAAGCTTATTTATTCTATGGTCTGTTGTGAAATAAAAGAGGATTTAAAAGATAAGCTTAATAAAGTTAATAATGTTATAGCTCTTATTGATAACTGGGCATTGTGTGACTGTGCTTTAAGTTCGGCAAAATTTGTGAAAAAAAATAAAGATGATTTTTTCGACTTTCTTTTAGCTAAAATTAATTCTAAAAATCCATGGGAACTTAGATTTATTCTGGTAAGCCTACTTGAATATTATGTAGAAGATAAGTATTTAGAAGATATTTTTAAAATATGTGAACACATAAAAAATGACCATTATTATGTAAAAATGGCAAAAGCTTGGCTTTTGTCTATTTGTTATGTCAATTTTAAAGAACTGTCATTTACTTTTTTAAGAGAAAGTACACTAGATAATTGGACTATTAACAAAGCTGTTCAAAAAATTAGAGAATCTTTACGCGTAAATAAGGAAGATAAAGAAAAGGTATTAGCTTTAAAAAGAAAATAA
- a CDS encoding thioredoxin family protein → MLKNIFFDGFSLKNFIEIANVNEKENFLETEKNIKFSDDNINKIKNINKNIYIVASVETWCPYARAFVATVKRMAELNSKIHLSFVTMGRGFMDIAEILDIDEDDFVVPTAIILDEDFNFRKSFIGFPKKYSETGLAKNANDYFKGLKADEILDEII, encoded by the coding sequence ATGTTAAAAAATATATTTTTTGACGGTTTTAGTTTAAAAAATTTTATAGAAATTGCAAATGTAAATGAAAAAGAAAATTTCTTAGAAACAGAAAAAAATATCAAATTTTCTGATGATAATATCAACAAAATAAAAAATATTAATAAAAATATTTATATAGTAGCAAGTGTTGAAACTTGGTGTCCCTATGCGAGAGCATTTGTTGCAACAGTTAAAAGAATGGCTGAACTTAATTCAAAGATTCATTTATCTTTTGTAACTATGGGACGTGGTTTTATGGATATAGCTGAAATTTTAGATATAGATGAAGATGACTTTGTTGTTCCAACGGCTATAATATTAGATGAGGACTTTAATTTCAGAAAATCTTTTATAGGATTTCCCAAAAAATATTCTGAAACAGGTTTGGCTAAAAATGCAAATGACTACTTTAAAGGATTAAAAGCTGATGAAATTCTTGATGAAATTATATAA
- the uvrA gene encoding excinuclease ABC subunit UvrA, translating to MINKITIKGARQHNLKNIDIELPKNEFIVITGVSGSGKSSLAFDTIYSEGQRRYVESLSAYARQFIGQMNKPEVDSIEGLAPAISIEQKTTNRNPRSTVGTITEVYDYLRLLFAHIGTPHCPICNKKVERQSVDEIVESVISKFEENDKLILLAPVVKDKKGTHKNIFLNLFKKGFVRARINGEILYLEDEIELDKNKKHNIEVVVDRLIVKKNDKDFISRLTQSVEAATELSNGKLIINNEKEDFLYSENYSCPIHDEVSIPELNPRLFSFNAPYGACPECKGLGKKLEVDENKLIENENLSISDGGLYIPGAANRKGYTWEVFKIMAKLHEIDINIPVKELSKKELDIIFYGSDKQFRVDYDGDGFAVHGMREYEGAVKNLERRYYETFSEAQKEEIENKFMIEKICKVCHGKRLKNEVLAVTVNDKNIMEICDMSIKKSLDFFMSLELTKKQEKIAKEILKEIRERLNFMVNVGLDYLTLSRETKTLSGGESQRIRLATQIGSGLTGVLYVLDEPSIGLHQKDNDKLLTTLNRLKELGNTLIVVEHDEDTMMQADKILDIGPGAGDFGGEIVAFGTPKEVMENTKSMTGQYLSGKEKIEIPKKRRKWSKTIKLFGASGNNLKNIDVEFPLSVMTVVTGVSGSGKSTLINSTLYPILFNKLNKGKLYPLEYKKIEGIEDLEKVINIDQTPIGRTPRSNPATYTKLFDDIRDLFAGTPDAKMHGFQKGRFSFNVKGGRCEACQGAGIIKIEMNFLPDVYVECEVCKGRRYNNETLDVYYKGKNIYDVLEMSVLEAYEFFKNIPSLEKKLKVLIDVGLDYIKLGQPATTLSGGEAQRIKLATELSKSSRGKTLYILDEPTTGLHFQDIKKLLEVLNRLVEKGNTIVIIEHNLDVIKTADHIIDIGLDGGENGGTVVATGTPEEIAKIKKSYTGKYIAKILKKNNKK from the coding sequence ATGATTAACAAAATAACAATTAAGGGAGCAAGACAACATAACTTAAAAAATATTGATATTGAACTTCCTAAAAATGAATTTATTGTAATAACCGGTGTTAGTGGAAGTGGAAAGTCGTCCCTTGCTTTTGACACTATCTATTCAGAAGGACAAAGGAGGTATGTTGAAAGCTTATCAGCTTATGCAAGGCAATTTATAGGTCAAATGAATAAACCAGAAGTTGATAGTATAGAAGGACTTGCCCCTGCAATTTCAATTGAACAAAAAACAACAAATCGTAACCCGCGTTCTACCGTTGGGACCATAACGGAAGTCTATGACTATTTAAGACTTCTATTTGCACATATAGGGACTCCTCATTGTCCTATATGTAATAAAAAAGTTGAAAGACAAAGTGTTGATGAAATAGTGGAATCAGTTATTTCAAAATTTGAGGAAAATGATAAATTAATTTTACTTGCTCCTGTTGTGAAAGATAAAAAAGGTACACATAAAAATATTTTCTTAAACTTATTTAAAAAAGGTTTTGTCAGAGCAAGAATTAATGGAGAAATTCTTTATTTGGAAGATGAAATTGAGTTGGATAAAAATAAGAAACACAATATTGAAGTGGTTGTCGATAGGCTTATTGTCAAAAAAAATGACAAAGATTTTATAAGTAGACTTACACAATCAGTTGAAGCTGCAACAGAACTTTCCAATGGGAAACTGATTATAAACAATGAAAAAGAAGATTTTCTCTACAGTGAAAATTACTCTTGCCCTATACATGATGAAGTCAGTATACCTGAGCTAAATCCAAGGTTATTTTCATTTAATGCTCCCTATGGTGCCTGCCCCGAATGTAAAGGCTTAGGAAAAAAACTTGAAGTTGATGAAAATAAGCTTATTGAGAATGAAAACTTATCAATCAGTGATGGTGGACTATATATTCCCGGGGCTGCCAACAGAAAGGGCTATACTTGGGAAGTCTTTAAAATCATGGCGAAATTACATGAAATAGATATAAATATCCCTGTTAAGGAGCTTTCAAAAAAAGAATTGGATATTATTTTTTATGGCAGTGATAAGCAATTTCGTGTTGATTATGATGGTGATGGCTTTGCTGTTCATGGAATGAGAGAGTATGAAGGGGCAGTTAAAAATTTAGAAAGAAGATATTACGAAACTTTTTCTGAAGCACAAAAAGAAGAAATTGAAAATAAATTCATGATAGAAAAAATTTGTAAGGTCTGCCATGGAAAAAGATTAAAAAATGAGGTTTTGGCTGTTACTGTAAACGATAAAAATATTATGGAAATCTGTGATATGAGTATTAAAAAATCACTGGATTTTTTTATGAGCTTGGAATTGACAAAAAAGCAAGAAAAAATTGCCAAAGAAATTCTAAAAGAAATTAGAGAAAGATTAAATTTTATGGTTAATGTCGGGCTTGATTATCTAACACTTTCAAGAGAAACAAAGACCTTATCAGGAGGAGAATCACAAAGAATAAGACTTGCTACTCAGATTGGTTCTGGACTTACAGGTGTATTATATGTTCTTGATGAACCAAGTATAGGTTTACATCAAAAAGATAATGACAAACTTCTTACAACATTGAATAGATTGAAGGAGCTGGGGAATACATTAATAGTTGTTGAACATGATGAGGATACTATGATGCAAGCTGATAAAATTTTAGATATAGGTCCTGGTGCCGGGGACTTTGGTGGAGAGATTGTAGCTTTTGGGACACCAAAGGAAGTAATGGAAAATACAAAGTCTATGACAGGGCAATATTTGAGTGGAAAAGAAAAAATTGAGATTCCAAAAAAAAGAAGAAAATGGTCTAAGACTATAAAATTATTCGGAGCAAGTGGAAATAATTTAAAAAATATTGATGTTGAATTTCCACTTTCTGTTATGACTGTAGTGACAGGAGTGAGTGGAAGTGGAAAATCAACTCTTATAAATTCTACACTTTATCCAATTTTATTTAATAAGTTAAATAAAGGAAAATTATATCCACTTGAATATAAAAAAATTGAAGGCATAGAGGACTTAGAAAAAGTTATAAATATCGATCAAACTCCAATAGGAAGAACTCCTAGATCTAATCCTGCAACCTATACTAAATTATTTGATGACATAAGGGACCTCTTTGCCGGAACTCCAGATGCTAAAATGCATGGTTTCCAAAAAGGTAGATTCTCTTTCAATGTAAAAGGTGGAAGATGTGAAGCATGTCAAGGTGCCGGAATAATAAAAATAGAAATGAATTTCCTGCCTGATGTCTATGTTGAGTGTGAAGTTTGTAAAGGAAGAAGATATAATAATGAAACACTTGATGTTTACTATAAGGGTAAAAACATCTATGATGTTCTTGAAATGAGTGTTTTAGAAGCTTATGAATTTTTTAAAAATATTCCTTCACTTGAAAAAAAATTAAAAGTTCTTATAGATGTCGGACTTGATTATATAAAACTTGGGCAACCTGCAACAACTCTTTCAGGTGGAGAAGCACAAAGAATAAAACTTGCAACGGAACTTTCTAAATCAAGTCGTGGAAAAACATTGTATATTTTAGATGAACCTACAACCGGTTTACATTTTCAAGATATAAAAAAATTATTGGAAGTCTTGAATAGACTTGTAGAAAAAGGAAATACTATTGTAATTATAGAACATAATCTCGATGTTATAAAAACAGCAGACCATATTATAGATATCGGGCTTGACGGCGGTGAAAATGGCGGTACTGTTGTTGCAACTGGTACACCTGAAGAAATTGCTAAAATCAAGAAAAGCTATACAGGTAAGTATATAGCTAAAATTCTTAAAAAAAATAATAAAAAATAG
- the trmL gene encoding tRNA (uridine(34)/cytosine(34)/5-carboxymethylaminomethyluridine(34)-2'-O)-methyltransferase TrmL, with translation MNIVLLNPEIPYNTGNIGRSCVLTNTTLHLIKPLGFSLDEKEVRRSGLDYWHLVDLKVWESYEEFMEANKNSNIYYATTKTKQKYSDVKYSSDDFIMFGPESRGIPELILNENKDKCITIPMIKMGRSLNLSNSAVIILYEALRQLNFEFGE, from the coding sequence ATGAACATAGTATTACTTAATCCTGAAATTCCTTATAATACTGGAAATATAGGAAGAAGTTGTGTTTTAACAAATACAACATTACATTTGATTAAACCCTTAGGATTTTCATTGGATGAAAAAGAAGTGAGAAGATCAGGGCTTGATTATTGGCACTTAGTTGATTTAAAAGTATGGGAATCATATGAAGAATTTATGGAAGCAAATAAAAACTCCAATATTTATTATGCTACGACAAAAACAAAACAAAAATACTCTGATGTGAAGTACAGTAGTGATGACTTCATAATGTTCGGACCTGAATCAAGAGGAATACCGGAACTTATACTCAATGAGAATAAAGATAAATGTATTACAATTCCTATGATAAAAATGGGAAGGTCATTAAATTTGTCAAATTCGGCAGTTATAATCTTATATGAGGCATTAAGACAACTTAATTTTGAATTTGGAGAATAA